Genomic window (Campylobacter magnus):
ATTTACTATATCTATAAAAAAGGCTCCGCATAGCGGCACGATGATAAAGGCTGTGTGGCTCATACCGTAGTTTTTACACACAGCTTGCATGTTTACCATAGCTGTCGGCGTAGCACCCATGCCAAAGCCGCAGTGCCCAGCTGAGAGCACGGCTGCATCATAGTCTTTCCCACAAAATCTAAATGTAACAAAAATCGCAAAAAACACCATAAGCACGCTTTGGACAAAAAGCACGCTAAATATCGGCAAAGCAAGATTTGCTAGCTGAACTAGATCAATGCTCATCAAAGCAAAAGCTAAAAATAGCGCAAGGCTAACATTGCCAAGCAAGCCAACCTCTCTATCAAAGACCTCGTGGATTTTAAGTGCACTTAAAGAGTTGCGCAAAATCACGCCAGTAAAAAGACAATACACAAAAGTAGGCAAGGTAAAACCAAGCTCAAGCCCCTTTACAAAATCAGCAACATAAACCCCCACAAGCAAACAAATAGCAAGCAAAGCAAGGCTTTGGGTGAAGCTGTTTTGCGTAATTTTGCGCTCTTTATATGCTTCAAGCTCGGTTATAGGGATATGGACACTCTCTGCGCTATCGCCTGGGGTTTTAAGATTGTGCTTTTTGATAAGATAAGTAGCCACCGGCCCGCCTATAATGCCGCCTATTACTAGCCCAAAGGTAGCTGCTGCCATAGCCACCTCCAAAGCCCCAGCAAAGCTATAAGGCTCAGCGCCAAACACACTAGCCCACGCAGCGCCAGTGCCATGCCCTCCGCTCATAGTGATTGAACCTGCTAAAAGTCCTATAAGATAGTTTTGTCCAAGGGCTGTGGCAATGCCTATACCAACGGCGTTTTGCAGCACTAAAAGCACGCTAATGACGACTAAAAAAATAAAGAGTTTTTTGCCACCTTTTTTAAGCGATGAAAAATCAGCGAGCAAGCCAATAGAGCTAAAAAATGCTAGCATCAGCGGGTCTTTTAGCGAGCCATCAAAACTAAGCTTGATATCGCCAAAAACACGCAAAAGCAAAAACAAGCTAGCTGCTATGATGCCGCCTACCACGGCTTCTGGGATATTGTATTTGCTAAGCACCTTTATACGAGAGTTCAAAAAAGCCCCAAGCAAAAGCACCAAGACCATAACCACCAAAGTAGAATAAAAATCAAATGAAATTGTTTGCATCTAATCTCCTTTATTTTTTTGCTAAAATACTAACAAAAAAATAACAACAAAGAGAAAAATCAGTATAAAAAAGTAAATTTTATTTTTTATTGTTACTATTTTACTCATTTTTAGCTTATCTTTTCTGGGGGTTAGGGGGTGTCTTTTAATCTAGAATTCCTAGCTAAATCTAGAATTCCTAGTAGGAATTCTAGATTTTTTAGATTAAATTCCGTCATTGCGAGGGAGCAAAGCAGAGGGAGTAATCTCATTCAAAATTCCGTTTAAAATTCCGTCATTGCGAGCAAGAATTCTAGATTTTAGTGGGGTTTTAGGGGTGGCAGCCCCTAAGGGTTTAGGGCGCAGCCCTTATAAAATTTGCGGGGCTGGCTTGCCCCACTAAAGCGAGCAAAATTCTAGAATTACCTAAATAAATTCTAGAATTCCCTAAGGATGAATTTAGAATTTCTAGAGATTGCTTCGCTTCGCTCGCAATGACGAAAATTCTAGAATTCCAAAGCCTTGTGTCATCCCCCGACTTGATCGGGGGATCTCATCACAAATAAATTTAAAATTCCCTATAGAGATCCTCGGGTCAAGCCCGAGGATGACATAGTAGGGAATTCTAGAATTACTAGGATAAAATCTAGAATTCCTAAGACTAAATCTAAAATTTCCTAGAATAAATTCTAAAATTCCTAGTAGGAATTTTAGAATTTTTAAATTAAATTTCGTAGGAATTCTAGAATTCCCAAGCTAAAAATACCCCCTAACCCCCAAAAAAAACTATCGCTTGGCATTTTGCGTGGCACGATAAAGAAAGCTAAAAATCTCAGCAATCGCGCGGTATAGATTTGGTGGAATTTCTTGGTCTATATCGATTTTGCTTAGGATTTCAACTAGGTCTTTATCTTTTTTTATAGGGATATTGTTTTCTTTGGCTGCTGCGATGATGTTTTCAGCGATGACGCCCTGACCGCTTGCTAGCACCTTTGGGGCGCCATCTTTTTCTTTGTTATAGCCTAGGGCGACAGCCTTTTTTAGAGCTGATTTTAGTGGATTTTTAGCTTTTTTCTCTGCCATTTTATGCCTTTATGTTATATCCTAGGTCGATGTCTTCGAATTGTTCATAGGCACTTTTGCCGCCTTTGCTAGCCACAAAAAAGTTATTTACCACAAGCCCAAGTTCGTTTAGCGCTCTTTTAAGACTTTTGGTCTCGCTTAAAATAATTTCTTTAAAGCCATCATTGCCAGTCTGTATGCTAACATCAAGAAATTTATTCTCAGCCAGACCTAGCACTATGCCAATTTCGCCGAATTTCACAAAACTAAGCTCAATGCGAGCGTAAAACTTGTCCTTGTTGCCACGCTTGAAGCTAAGGTTTGAGCTATTTAGCTCGTCCCAGTGGTAGGGCAGGTAGGTTTGTAGCGAGTTTTGCGCAAAGCTTGCTAGCTGGTGGATTTCAATCTGGGTTAAAAGTCGTTGCGCAGCGGTGTGGATATTTTGCGTGCTGGATTGATTTTGCGTGCTTTCTTTAAGGTTTAAAAGCACAGATTTCATATCGCTTTGTAGCTCTTTTAGAGCTTGTTCTGCATTATTTGGCTTGATTGCGCCTATGCTTTTAGCAGCACTTTTGGCTGAGCGAGCAAGGCTTTTTATTTCTTCAAGGGCTGATTTTGCGCTAGCTAGTTCTGGGCTAAGAGTGTTTTTTAGGCTAGTTAAGGCGCGAGCTAGTTCAGTGATTTTGCCTTGGAGATTTGGGGTGTTTACCTCTGAGGCGATTGCTTCTTTAAACTGCGATAGATTTATGTTTTTAAAGCTATTTTGCTCTTGTGTTAGAGTGGAGTTTTGCGAGAAACTGGCGTTTTGAGATAAAGAGCTATTTTGGCTAGCGTTTTGCGATAAACTGGCGTTTTGCGCAGAGTTTGCGTTTAGAGAAGACGAGTGCGCTGTGCTACCTGTGTTGCTTGTTTGTATATTTATTCTTATATGATTTGCTTTTGGCTCGTTTTGTTTGCTTAAAGCCTCTTTTAGCGTGGCATTTTCCTTATTATTTGGATCATAGCGAGTAAGAAAGGCTTTAAAATTGCTATCTTTATTTTTTAGCAAATTTAGAGCGTTTTGTAGCTCGTTTGCGCTAGCATTTATTTGTTCCCTGATAGCTCTAGCATCTTTTAGTGTAGCGCTATTTAGATTGTAGTTATTTGCGCTTTTTTGGGCGTTTTGTATGCTTGATTCTATGCGCAAGAGCAGATTTTGGGCTGTTTTTAGGCTAAGGTTTTTGCCTAGATTTGAGAGTTTATCAAGGTATTTTGCTGCGTTTTCTAGGGCGTTGCTTGCCTTGTCTAGGGCTTTAAAAGGCGAGTTATTTATAATCTCTTGATTTAGCTTTTTTTGCTCTTTTAGCAGGGTTTGAAGGTCGTTTATGCTCTTTTTAGCATCACTGTCGTTTGGTAGCTTTAAAAAGCTTTCTTTTAGCCCTTGATTTTGCGTGTTTTTCATCTGGCTAAGTAGTTCTTTGATTTTGCTTGGTAGGCTTTGGGCTTCTAGGCTTTGGGCGATTTTGGCTTCTAGCATTATGCCTGAGTCTTTAATCCCTTGTGCTACGCCTTGTGGGCTTAGGTTTTCAATCGGCTTTATGAACTTTGCTAAGGCTTCTTTAAAAGTGGCTAGCTTTTCGTTGCCCTCTAGGGCTTTTAGCAGCTCTCTTACATCGCTTGCTAGGTTTGGGGCGACTTGGAGCAGGCGTGGCATATTTGGGCCTTGTTCGCCACTTTTTAGCCCGCTTAGTAGCTTGTTTGTAAGCTCACCTAGCTTTTGTTCTATTAAGGTTTGTTTTTCTCCTAGGATTTCTTGCTTGTCAAAAAGCGGCTTGCTTGTAGCGTCTTTTGTGGTGGTGTCTTTG
Coding sequences:
- the gltS gene encoding sodium/glutamate symporter, producing MQTISFDFYSTLVVMVLVLLLGAFLNSRIKVLSKYNIPEAVVGGIIAASLFLLLRVFGDIKLSFDGSLKDPLMLAFFSSIGLLADFSSLKKGGKKLFIFLVVISVLLVLQNAVGIGIATALGQNYLIGLLAGSITMSGGHGTGAAWASVFGAEPYSFAGALEVAMAAATFGLVIGGIIGGPVATYLIKKHNLKTPGDSAESVHIPITELEAYKERKITQNSFTQSLALLAICLLVGVYVADFVKGLELGFTLPTFVYCLFTGVILRNSLSALKIHEVFDREVGLLGNVSLALFLAFALMSIDLVQLANLALPIFSVLFVQSVLMVFFAIFVTFRFCGKDYDAAVLSAGHCGFGMGATPTAMVNMQAVCKNYGMSHTAFIIVPLCGAFFIDIVNAIVINGFLSLF
- a CDS encoding EscU/YscU/HrcU family type III secretion system export apparatus switch protein yields the protein MAEKKAKNPLKSALKKAVALGYNKEKDGAPKVLASGQGVIAENIIAAAKENNIPIKKDKDLVEILSKIDIDQEIPPNLYRAIAEIFSFLYRATQNAKR